The Fulvivirga maritima genome segment TGATTGTAATAGGCAATGCAGCAGAAAAAAACCCCAATCTAATGATTGAGGTTTCTGAAAAGATTTATGACTTTAATAAGAGCTTAAACATTCATTAATGTTTCTCTCTTTCTCATTTTACCAGCAGGTATACCATACATCATCTTAAATCGTCTACAGAAATAAGCAGTATCTTTGTATCCACAGGCTTTACCTATGTCTCTGATACTCATTTTTGTAGTTCTAAGCAGGTTTACTGCATGTTCCATTCTTTGGTACTCAATGTAATCCTGAGGATTAATACCTGTAAGGGTTTTAAAGTATTGCCCTACATAGTCCTCTGATACATCAGCCACTTCTGACAACTTCTTATTAGTTAACTCACCTGAAAGGTTATCTTTAATGTACTTAAAGAGTTTAATCAAGCGAGGATCTTTGAAATAAGTACTATTAGTAGCCATTTGCTCTACGAATAGTCTGTTTTCAATAATGTGTCTGATTACTTCTACTACTAAAAGCTCAGTTTTAATCTTCACTACTCTCTGGTTTCCTTCCAGTCTATTTTCTTGCTCCTTAATAATCTCATAAATGATATTATTTACTTTGCTATTTTCTAAAGCAAAAGGAGGAATATCAAGTGCAGTAAAGAAGTTTACAGTATCAAAAACTTTTGTTTCAAAAACAATTGAAGTAAAATCAGCTACTGGTACAGCAGAAGGATCATCTACATGTGTTCTGAAGTATTCCGCCTGCTTATACCCAAACTCTTCTAAAGTTAGTTCTGGACTTCTGTCATCTACATTACCAAAAGTTAGAGGTGTATTTCTAACCGCTGGAATGAAAAGTGCATGCCCCTCTGTCAGCAACTCATCCTCGCTTCCGTAGCGTACAACGCCCTTTTTGAGGATTAGAATTGTGTTCTCTGTGTCCTGATAGTCCTTAATAGTGAAGGGGTGTAATACCTTTATATTATTGGACTTTACAAACTTAATTCCTAAGGATTCAATTATTTTATTGTAATCTTCCATCAACTTACTGTATTTTAACAATACGCAAATTTAATGAATAAAATCATCATAGCATGCACTTTTCTAAGAAATATATCACTTTTTTTATATAATCGGTGAATAACTACTTTAAAAGCTCGCGAGATATTACAATTTTCTGAATCTCAGAGGTCCCTTCGTAGATTTGAGTGATCTTCGCATCCCTCATTAAACGCTCTACATGGTACTCTTTTACAAAGCCATAACCACCATGTACTTGCACTGCTTCCACCGTTACATCCATAGCTGTTTTAGAGGCAAAAAGCTTAGCCATAGCCGCCGCTTGCACAAAATCTTTACCTTGATCTTTAAGACTAGCTGCATTTAAGCATAATAATCTGGCGGCTTCTATATGAGTAGCCATATCTGCCAGTTTAAATTGTATAGCTTGGTGCTGACTAATTTCCTTTCCAAATGCTTTTCTTTCTTTAGAGTACTTTAGTGCAAGTTCATAAGCTCCAGAGGCAATACCTAAGGCTTGAGAGGCAATACCAATTCTTCCACCATTCAACGTGGTCATAGCAAACCTGAACCCAAAGCCATCTTCTCCAATACGGTTCTCTTTAGGTACTTTCACATCTGTAAACATTAGAGAGTGAGTATCTGAGCCCCTAATGCCCAGCTTATTTTCTTTCTTACCTACCACAAAGCCATCCATCCCTTTCTCTACTATTAAAGCATTAATACCCTTATGCTTTTTCTCAGGATCAGTCTGTGCTATTACTATATAAAATTCAGCACTATTACCATTGGTAATCCAGTTTTTAGTACCATTAAGCAAATAATAATCTCCTTTATCTTCTGCTGTAGTCCGCTGGCTAGTGGCATCAGAACCGGCCTCTGGCTCTGATAGGCAGAAGGCTCCTATCACCTCACCTGAAGCTAATCTGGTCAGGTATTTCTGCTTTTGCTCTTCAGTACCATATTTTTCAAGCCCCCAACATACCAGTGAGTTATTTACTGACATAGCTACGGAACAAGAGGCATCCACTTTAGAGATCTCTTCCATAGCCAAGACATAAGAAATGGAATCCATACCCCCACCATTATATTTTGGGTCTACCATCATACCCATAAAGCCCAGCTCTCCCATTTTCTTAATCTGCTCAGCAGGAAAGATCTGTTTTTCATCCCTTTCTATCACTCCAGGAAGCAATTCATTTTGAGCAAAATCACGAGCAGCGTCCCGTACAGCTAACTGCTCTTCAGTAAATTCAAAATTCATAGTATTCAGTTTATTCATGAGAAATTATCCTACCCTCCTTTAGTGATCAAAGAACAAAAAAAGAGGGATTGTTATGCATGCATAACAATCCCTCCTAATTTACAATTATTTTGATAAACTAATTCTAACTAAAGGCCATTATCTTAAGCCTTTAAGCTTGAATTAGTCTCTATTTCCTAAGAATATACTAACATAATACAGTAATGTTACTAAAGAACCCAGCGCTGCTACCACGTAGGTCATTGCGGCCCATTTTAAGGCATCTTTAGCCATTCCATACTCATTATTATCTACTATGTGTCGGTCTTTCACCCAAGCTAGCGCCCTTTTACTGGCATCAAACTCTACAGGTAGCGTAACTAATGAAAACAGTGTCATTACTCCATAAGCACCAATGATCACCAATAATACCAGCTGTATAGGGAATGTTTGGAAAAGGAAAAATCCACCAAACAGCATCACCATCATAATAATGTTCAAAATCTTAGCACTGGCATTTTGGATTGGCACCATGGCCGATCTAAATTCTAACATGCTATATGCTGTAGCATGCTGTACGGCGTGTCCACATTCGTGAGAAGCAACAGCGGCTGCAGCTGCATTTCTTCCATGATACACCCCTTCACTTAAATTTACAGTTTTGTTACCCGGGTTATAATGATCCGACAAATGCCCTGGAACGGACACCACCTGAACATCATGAATACCATGATCTGCCAGCATAAGCTTAGCAATCTCGGCCCCAGATAAATTCTTGTTTAATGGTACCTGCGAATATTTCTTAAACTTGCTCTTAAGCCTTGACTGTACTGCAAAGCTTAGGATACCAAAGACGATAATTATTACCCAAATCATATCTTATAATGCGTTTTTAATCTTATTAACCAAACCCGTTGTGGAGTATCCATCGACAAGGTCAATGGTTTTTACCTCTCCTCCACTTTTAATAACAATATCTGAGCCAACAATATTCTCTGTCAGATAGTCACTTCCTTTTACTAAAATATCTGGCAAAATTTCAGTTATCAGTTCCAGCGGAGTATCTTCTGAGAAGTAGGTTACGGCATCTACAAAACCCAGGGCGCTGAGAAGTCTGGCTCGCGCATACTGATCGTTAAGGGGCCTTTCATCTCCTTTGAGTTTTTTCACAGAGGCATCTGTGTTAATAGCTATGATAAGTTTATCGCCTAAAGCAGCGGCTTTTTCAAGGTAATCTACATGACCTAAATGCAGGATATCAAAACAGCCATTAGTAAATACTACCTTTTCATCTTTTGCCTTCCAGGACTTTCTTAAAGCAAGAAGATCATTAAGATCAACTATTTTCTGTTCCGTTTTCACCTTTTTTCTTTGATATCTGACTTAAAAATAAAGACAATGCTCCTACTACTATAATCACAAGTGTCTGCCATCCGTGGAATATAAAGGTAAACGGGATGGCCTTTTCTTCAGGTAAATTATAAAGCAACACCAAGCCTAAGGGTACCAGTATGTGAAAACTACCAGCCCCACCAGGTAAAGGTAACGCCATGGCTATACCTCCTATAACGAAAATAGTAAGGGCAGCCAATACTCCAAGATGGGAAGTTTCTGGGAAAGCCAGCATCACCAGGTACATCATTAAATAATAACACACCCATATAAGCAGCGAGTAGAGTATAAACAGAAATCTTTTTTCTAAATGAAATATACTGGTTAAGCCACTCTTTAATCCTTGTATTATTTTCTTGGCCTTAGAAACATATCTTAAAGACAAAAATCGTCTGCTATTATATATGTACACTAATAATAACACTACAGCCACTATTAATAATAACACACCTATAATTAAAGTAGTGGAAAAACTACTTCCCCCTGCCGAGGTCAACTTCTCAATTTCATCTGATTTGAAGAAATAAATTAAATTCTCCAATTCTATAAAAAATGATGTAGTGAGTAATATAATGAGAAATATCAGGTCAATTATCCTCTCCATTATTACCGTTCCGAATGAAACATCTACCGGAGTTTTATCTATACGATACAGGTTATAGCATCTTGATACTTCGCCTCCTCTGGGTACAGCCAGGTTAATAAAATAACCCACCATTACCGACATAAAGCTATTACCTAAAGTAGGCTCATGGCCTAATGGCTTTAATAGAAGCTTCCACCGCTCAGCCCTAATTAAATGGCTGGCCACTGCGGCTAAAGCAGATAGTAGTAAAAATTTCTTATCAGCGGCTTGCCAGGTGTTCAGCAAAAAGCTCCATTTGGTCTGCCCTTCTGATACTTCTATATTTTGGAATGAGATCCATAAAAGAAATGCCGTTATACCAATCATAACGGCATATTTTAATGTATTCTTTATTCTGCTATTCATTAAAACTTAAAGCAGTTTATTATTCGCATC includes the following:
- a CDS encoding lysylphosphatidylglycerol synthase transmembrane domain-containing protein produces the protein MNSRIKNTLKYAVMIGITAFLLWISFQNIEVSEGQTKWSFLLNTWQAADKKFLLLSALAAVASHLIRAERWKLLLKPLGHEPTLGNSFMSVMVGYFINLAVPRGGEVSRCYNLYRIDKTPVDVSFGTVIMERIIDLIFLIILLTTSFFIELENLIYFFKSDEIEKLTSAGGSSFSTTLIIGVLLLIVAVVLLLVYIYNSRRFLSLRYVSKAKKIIQGLKSGLTSIFHLEKRFLFILYSLLIWVCYYLMMYLVMLAFPETSHLGVLAALTIFVIGGIAMALPLPGGAGSFHILVPLGLVLLYNLPEEKAIPFTFIFHGWQTLVIIVVGALSLFLSQISKKKGENGTENS
- a CDS encoding zinc metallopeptidase, whose translation is MIWVIIIVFGILSFAVQSRLKSKFKKYSQVPLNKNLSGAEIAKLMLADHGIHDVQVVSVPGHLSDHYNPGNKTVNLSEGVYHGRNAAAAAVASHECGHAVQHATAYSMLEFRSAMVPIQNASAKILNIIMMVMLFGGFFLFQTFPIQLVLLVIIGAYGVMTLFSLVTLPVEFDASKRALAWVKDRHIVDNNEYGMAKDALKWAAMTYVVAALGSLVTLLYYVSIFLGNRD
- a CDS encoding acyl-CoA dehydrogenase: MNFEFTEEQLAVRDAARDFAQNELLPGVIERDEKQIFPAEQIKKMGELGFMGMMVDPKYNGGGMDSISYVLAMEEISKVDASCSVAMSVNNSLVCWGLEKYGTEEQKQKYLTRLASGEVIGAFCLSEPEAGSDATSQRTTAEDKGDYYLLNGTKNWITNGNSAEFYIVIAQTDPEKKHKGINALIVEKGMDGFVVGKKENKLGIRGSDTHSLMFTDVKVPKENRIGEDGFGFRFAMTTLNGGRIGIASQALGIASGAYELALKYSKERKAFGKEISQHQAIQFKLADMATHIEAARLLCLNAASLKDQGKDFVQAAAMAKLFASKTAMDVTVEAVQVHGGYGFVKEYHVERLMRDAKITQIYEGTSEIQKIVISRELLK
- a CDS encoding helix-turn-helix domain-containing protein translates to MEDYNKIIESLGIKFVKSNNIKVLHPFTIKDYQDTENTILILKKGVVRYGSEDELLTEGHALFIPAVRNTPLTFGNVDDRSPELTLEEFGYKQAEYFRTHVDDPSAVPVADFTSIVFETKVFDTVNFFTALDIPPFALENSKVNNIIYEIIKEQENRLEGNQRVVKIKTELLVVEVIRHIIENRLFVEQMATNSTYFKDPRLIKLFKYIKDNLSGELTNKKLSEVADVSEDYVGQYFKTLTGINPQDYIEYQRMEHAVNLLRTTKMSIRDIGKACGYKDTAYFCRRFKMMYGIPAGKMRKRETLMNV
- the rfaE2 gene encoding D-glycero-beta-D-manno-heptose 1-phosphate adenylyltransferase, whose translation is MKTEQKIVDLNDLLALRKSWKAKDEKVVFTNGCFDILHLGHVDYLEKAAALGDKLIIAINTDASVKKLKGDERPLNDQYARARLLSALGFVDAVTYFSEDTPLELITEILPDILVKGSDYLTENIVGSDIVIKSGGEVKTIDLVDGYSTTGLVNKIKNAL